The following proteins are encoded in a genomic region of Paenibacillus sp. FSL H3-0469:
- a CDS encoding BglG family transcription antiterminator, whose protein sequence is MTKITARQRQILWLLLEASGEITAVKIAEATGVSVRTVHREMEDIESVLENFGLDLIKKSGKGIGLSGPEAGLAELRLFLREEKPADYSGEDRKVFELCVLLEAEEPVKLFTLAHSLKVTVASISYDLDELEQWVRKFGLELVRRRGYGVEITGSEIDKRRAIGRLAAEHLDLSDLVGHGSLAESNPAFRMLLTTVGQSNLMEVENTLWDMEWKWTAELPEIVYMEMLLALAVTTRRIELSRSIDSGAEAGYSRVSDHRNIAGAERFVQQLAEVLELKIPRVEILYIAGLFDRVQDSFSSSGYAYGDIELMEIVYKLTESVVKRTGLPFQSDRSLREGLLEHIDPALKRIREGTRIRNPLLGPIRRDYEYLFNIIRAAVEDMQLELQIPDEEIGFLVMHFGASAERLNQLRRNVRAILVCASGLSSSRLLATRLTKEMPQIEILGNISWYEAARLPDEDYDLIISTIDLPIDKERYIKISPLLTAEEIEKLLNYIQNTTLRERENGRNGEPDQAVREEGSLERLRSYKGILDEIVSLLERFRFHPIDNKGMDLSATIVEMLETLNGNGVVGDAGIVLERLLERERMTSQVIPDTALALFHTRSSHIHLSSLTLYRLDQPVILEGNTEVRVILLMLAPRRLSKESLEVLSEISALLLNSELVQLLEERSESEIRGYLSSELLHFFQNKC, encoded by the coding sequence ATGACGAAAATTACCGCCAGACAGCGCCAGATCCTGTGGCTTCTGCTCGAAGCCAGTGGAGAGATTACCGCTGTAAAAATTGCCGAGGCTACCGGGGTAAGTGTAAGAACCGTACACCGGGAGATGGAGGACATAGAATCCGTGCTTGAGAACTTTGGTCTTGATCTGATCAAAAAATCAGGCAAAGGGATTGGATTGAGCGGCCCGGAGGCCGGTCTTGCGGAGCTGCGCCTGTTCCTGCGGGAAGAGAAGCCGGCGGATTATTCCGGCGAAGACCGCAAGGTATTCGAGCTCTGCGTTCTGCTGGAGGCGGAGGAGCCGGTGAAGCTGTTCACACTTGCGCATTCCCTTAAGGTTACAGTTGCTTCTATCAGCTACGATCTGGATGAACTGGAGCAGTGGGTCCGTAAGTTCGGGCTGGAGCTGGTCCGAAGGAGAGGCTACGGCGTTGAAATCACCGGCAGCGAGATCGACAAGCGTCGGGCGATTGGGCGGTTGGCTGCCGAGCATCTGGATCTGTCTGATCTGGTCGGCCATGGTTCTCTGGCTGAGAGCAATCCGGCTTTTCGCATGCTGTTGACTACAGTCGGTCAGTCCAACCTCATGGAAGTAGAGAATACGCTGTGGGATATGGAATGGAAATGGACGGCGGAGCTGCCCGAAATTGTCTATATGGAAATGCTCCTGGCCCTTGCAGTCACTACCCGGCGGATTGAGCTTAGCCGGAGCATCGACAGCGGGGCGGAAGCAGGCTATTCCAGGGTGTCCGACCACCGGAACATTGCCGGAGCCGAGCGATTTGTGCAGCAGCTCGCAGAGGTGCTTGAGCTGAAGATTCCCCGGGTAGAGATTCTGTATATTGCCGGGTTGTTCGACCGGGTTCAGGATTCCTTCTCCTCATCGGGCTATGCTTACGGAGATATTGAATTAATGGAGATTGTTTACAAGCTGACCGAGAGCGTGGTCAAGCGGACGGGGCTGCCCTTTCAGAGCGACCGTTCCCTGCGCGAAGGTCTGCTGGAACATATTGATCCGGCATTGAAACGGATCCGGGAGGGCACACGTATCCGTAACCCGCTGCTCGGCCCGATCCGCAGGGATTACGAATATCTGTTCAACATCATCCGCGCAGCCGTGGAGGATATGCAGCTGGAGCTCCAGATCCCGGATGAAGAAATCGGATTTCTGGTCATGCATTTCGGAGCTTCCGCAGAGCGGCTGAACCAGCTAAGGCGCAACGTAAGAGCCATTCTGGTCTGTGCCAGCGGCCTCAGCTCCTCCCGGCTGCTGGCTACCCGGCTGACCAAGGAAATGCCGCAGATCGAGATTCTCGGCAATATCTCCTGGTATGAAGCGGCGCGTCTGCCGGATGAAGATTACGATCTGATTATATCTACCATTGATCTGCCGATTGACAAGGAGCGTTACATCAAGATCAGCCCCCTGCTCACAGCGGAGGAGATCGAGAAGCTGCTGAATTACATTCAGAACACGACGCTGCGGGAACGGGAGAACGGAAGGAACGGTGAACCGGACCAGGCGGTCCGGGAGGAGGGCTCGCTTGAACGGCTCCGGAGCTACAAGGGCATTCTGGATGAGATCGTCAGCCTGCTGGAGCGGTTCCGGTTCCATCCCATTGATAACAAGGGGATGGATCTGTCAGCGACGATAGTGGAAATGCTGGAGACACTGAATGGTAACGGCGTGGTCGGAGATGCCGGTATTGTGCTGGAGCGTCTGCTGGAACGGGAGCGGATGACCAGCCAAGTGATTCCGGATACCGCGCTGGCGCTGTTCCATACCAGAAGCAGTCATATTCACCTGTCATCGCTGACCCTGTACCGGCTCGATCAGCCCGTAATTCTGGAGGGGAATACAGAGGTCCGAGTCATTCTGCTCATGCTGGCTCCGCGCAGACTCTCTAAGGAGAGCCTGGAGGTGCTCAGCGAGATCAGCGCACTTCTGCTGAACTCCGAGCTGGTTCAATTGCTGGAAGAACGTTCAGAGTCCGAGATCCGGGGGTATTTATCCTCGGAGCTGCTTCATTTTTTCCAAAATAAATGTTGA
- a CDS encoding PTS sugar transporter subunit IIA: MSILSENKVIMHGAANDKYEAIKMAGKLLVDAGHVTEEYVPKMLEREEVVSTYMGGGLAIPHGTKEARPYIKSTGLSIIRFPDGVDFGGDEPAFVVIGIAAAGDGHMEVLTNVAMIFTEDDAIDRVMNAPTAADVIAIFEGGLE, translated from the coding sequence ATGAGTATACTGTCAGAAAATAAAGTGATTATGCACGGAGCCGCAAACGATAAATATGAAGCCATCAAGATGGCGGGCAAGCTGCTGGTCGATGCAGGGCATGTCACGGAGGAATATGTTCCTAAGATGCTGGAGCGCGAGGAAGTAGTGTCCACGTATATGGGCGGCGGATTGGCTATTCCGCATGGTACTAAGGAGGCGCGGCCTTATATTAAGTCCACTGGTTTGTCGATCATCCGCTTCCCGGACGGGGTGGATTTCGGCGGCGATGAGCCGGCGTTTGTAGTCATCGGCATTGCAGCCGCAGGCGACGGACATATGGAGGTTCTGACGAACGTGGCGATGATTTTCACCGAGGATGATGCCATTGACCGCGTCATGAACGCTCCTACGGCTGCTGATGTTATTGCAATCTTTGAAGGAGGACTGGAGTAA
- a CDS encoding mannitol-1-phosphate 5-dehydrogenase: protein MKAVHFGAGNIGRGFIGLLLSQAGYEVTFVDVNEAFVTQLKERGEYPVTLASDGQETVIVKNVTALSSVTHADEVAAAIAEADLVTTAVGVSVLKHIAGVLADGISRRVAVSSAPLHVIACENAIGGSAQLKELVYAKLDEESRAKAESSVAFPNAAVDRIVPLQQHEDILKVVVEPFYEWVVDASQMIPGYTPVEGVHYVENLEPYIERKLFTVNTGHCSAAYLGFLEGYETIQQAMADEALTAKVREVLEETGAVLVQKHGFDAAEHSKYIDKILERFRNPALTDEVSRVGRSPVRKLSPNDRLVSPATQAYDRGLGYTALTRSMAGALLFKAGDDPEAVELQAAVAELGAEAALTKYTGLAADHPIHQSAMEQYAKLS, encoded by the coding sequence ATGAAGGCGGTCCATTTCGGCGCGGGCAATATCGGCAGGGGCTTCATCGGGCTGCTGTTGTCGCAGGCGGGCTATGAAGTTACTTTTGTGGATGTGAATGAGGCCTTTGTGACCCAGCTCAAGGAACGCGGCGAGTACCCGGTCACGCTGGCCAGCGACGGTCAGGAAACAGTCATCGTGAAGAATGTTACGGCTCTTAGCAGTGTAACGCATGCAGATGAAGTGGCGGCCGCCATTGCTGAAGCGGATCTGGTTACTACGGCGGTCGGCGTATCGGTTCTGAAGCATATCGCGGGTGTACTGGCTGATGGCATCAGCCGAAGAGTAGCTGTCTCCTCCGCACCGCTGCATGTGATCGCCTGCGAGAATGCGATTGGCGGCAGTGCGCAGCTCAAGGAGCTGGTGTACGCGAAGCTGGATGAAGAGAGCCGTGCGAAGGCTGAATCTTCGGTTGCTTTTCCGAACGCGGCAGTGGACCGGATCGTTCCGCTCCAGCAGCATGAGGATATCCTGAAGGTGGTCGTTGAGCCGTTCTATGAATGGGTGGTGGACGCCTCGCAGATGATCCCGGGCTATACGCCGGTTGAAGGGGTGCATTACGTAGAGAATCTGGAGCCGTATATTGAACGCAAGCTCTTCACTGTGAATACAGGCCACTGTTCTGCGGCGTACCTTGGTTTCCTCGAAGGATACGAGACCATTCAGCAGGCCATGGCGGATGAGGCGTTAACGGCGAAGGTTCGTGAGGTGCTGGAGGAGACCGGCGCGGTGCTGGTCCAGAAGCATGGCTTCGATGCAGCGGAACACAGTAAGTATATCGATAAAATCCTGGAGCGCTTCCGCAATCCGGCGCTGACCGATGAGGTATCCCGTGTAGGGCGTTCGCCGGTGCGCAAGCTGTCGCCGAATGACCGTTTGGTATCCCCTGCAACACAGGCGTATGACAGAGGGCTGGGCTACACGGCGCTGACGCGATCTATGGCCGGTGCGCTGCTGTTCAAGGCAGGCGATGATCCGGAAGCTGTGGAGCTGCAAGCTGCAGTCGCGGAGCTTGGAGCAGAAGCGGCACTGACGAAGTACACGGGGCTTGCTGCGGATCACCCGATTCATCAGTCTGCGATGGAGCAATACGCGAAGTTGAGCTAA
- a CDS encoding M42 family metallopeptidase — MNTDTLELFKTLTEFPSASGFERELRAYVKEAMTPYTDEFVQDRLGSLFGVMRGEANGPKIMVAGHFDEVGFMVTGITDNGMIRFTPLGGWLASAVASQRLQIITPKGTLNGVVGSTPIHLLSADERGKAGEISKMYIDIGADSREEAQSFGVAPGQQVVPVCPFTPLANPKKIMAKAWDNRYGVGLAIELMKELHGQALPNTLYCGATVQEEVGLRGARTAANLLAPDIFFGLDASAAADMTGDRQAFGHLGQGALLRIFDPTMITHRGLIEYVQDTADTHKIKYQYFVSQGGTDAGQVHLSGIGIPSAVIGICSRYIHTATSIIHSDDYAAAKELLIKLVQGLDRTTLQTILENS, encoded by the coding sequence ATGAATACAGATACCCTTGAATTGTTCAAAACCTTAACAGAATTTCCCTCAGCCTCCGGCTTCGAGCGCGAGCTGCGTGCCTATGTCAAGGAGGCTATGACGCCTTATACGGACGAATTCGTGCAGGACCGGCTGGGCAGCCTGTTCGGCGTAATGCGCGGTGAAGCTAACGGTCCCAAGATTATGGTGGCCGGCCATTTCGATGAGGTAGGCTTCATGGTTACCGGCATTACAGACAACGGGATGATCCGCTTCACACCGCTGGGCGGATGGCTGGCTTCGGCCGTGGCCTCACAACGCCTGCAGATCATTACGCCGAAGGGTACGCTGAACGGTGTAGTCGGCAGTACACCCATCCACCTGCTGAGCGCAGATGAACGCGGCAAGGCCGGAGAGATCAGCAAGATGTACATTGATATCGGTGCGGACAGCCGCGAGGAAGCACAGAGCTTCGGAGTCGCTCCGGGACAGCAGGTCGTACCGGTATGCCCGTTCACGCCGCTGGCCAATCCGAAGAAGATTATGGCCAAGGCCTGGGACAACCGCTACGGTGTCGGACTGGCTATTGAATTAATGAAGGAACTGCACGGACAAGCCTTGCCGAATACGCTCTATTGCGGGGCTACCGTTCAGGAAGAGGTCGGGCTGCGCGGTGCCCGGACGGCTGCCAATCTGCTGGCCCCGGATATTTTCTTCGGGCTGGACGCCAGCGCCGCTGCTGATATGACCGGCGACCGCCAGGCCTTCGGCCATCTGGGCCAGGGCGCGCTGCTGCGTATTTTTGACCCGACGATGATTACCCACCGGGGGCTGATTGAATATGTGCAGGACACAGCCGACACTCATAAGATCAAATACCAGTATTTCGTCTCCCAGGGAGGAACAGATGCAGGTCAGGTACATCTCAGCGGAATCGGCATTCCTTCAGCAGTAATCGGGATCTGCTCCCGTTACATCCACACGGCAACCTCGATCATCCACAGTGATGATTATGCGGCAGCCAAAGAGCTGCTGATCAAGCTGGTCCAAGGACTGGACCGTACGACACTGCAGACAATTCTGGAGAACAGCTAA